From Kryptolebias marmoratus isolate JLee-2015 linkage group LG15, ASM164957v2, whole genome shotgun sequence, a single genomic window includes:
- the LOC108241593 gene encoding adhesion G-protein coupled receptor G2-like, which translates to MIHLPNESALIHSDKLYEGRLIGLSVSGKNISGLQDRVNITINMTASIKKTQEPQCVYLASEFKSDGCLTLWDPDQNEITCSCDHLAYFGVLLVSASLSPVDQEILSYITIIGCSISLFALVITVLIFITKREFRGDDSKKIHISLSVALILLNLHFLPSKAVAAMSSTEFCFYMALGLHYSLLATFSWMALEGFHIYLRLVKVFNIYIYLLKLSVVGWGVPAVIVSVVVIIDTDYYGHVPLDVSKPNGSAMSYITNDTVERVTTVGVFSLVFLFNVIMFGLTIRWFMAARSSQELLTQGGQWDFNTAKRDIRTVLSMIVLPGITWGLVFFSFGPLTTPGLYAFSILNSLQGFFIFFIFFCF; encoded by the exons ATGATTCACCTTCCAAATGAG tctgCTTTGATCCATTCAGATAAACTGTATGAAGGCAGATTAATTGGCCTGAGTGTGAGCGGCAAGAATATTTCAGGACTTCAGGATCGAGTGAACATCACCATAAATATGACTGCAAGcataaag AAAACCCAGGAACCCCAGTGTGTGTACTTAGCCAGTG AATTTAAGAGCGATGGCTGTCTGACCCTGTGGGACCCTGATCAGAATGAAATCACCTGTTCCTGTGACCATCTCGCATACTTTGGTGTACTCCTG GTGTCTGCATCCCTCTCACCTGTAGACCAGGAGATCCTGTCGTACATTACTATTATTGGCTGCAGTATTTCTCTGTTTGCTCTGGTCATCACTGTTCTGATCTTCAtcactaaaag AGAATTCAGAGGAGATGATTCTAAGAAGATCCACATCAGCCTCTCAGTGGCTCTGATCCTCCTCAACCTTCACTTCCTCCCCAGTAAGGCAGTGGCAGCGATGTCCTccactgagttttgtttttacatggcTCTTGGTCTTCATTACTCCCTGTTGGCCACCTTCAGCTGGATGGCCTTGGAGGGTTTTCATATCTACCTTCGGTTGGTCAAAGTCTTCAACATCTACATATACCTGCTGAAACTCAGCGTGGTGGGATGGG gtgttccTGCAGTCATTGTGTCAGTGGTGGTGATCATAGACACAGATTATTATGGTCATGTCCCTCTGGATGTATCTAAACCAAATGGCTCTGCAAT GTCTTATATCACCAATGACACAGTGGAGAGGGTGACCACAGTGGGAGTGTTTAGCTTGGTGTTCCTCTTTAATGTGATCATGTTTGGACTGACAATCAGATGGTTTATGGCTGCTCGCTCCAGCCAAGAG TTGTTGACTCAGGGTGGACAGTGGGATTTTAATACAGCCAAGAGAGACATCCGTACCGTGCTGTCAATGATTGTTCTGCCTGGCATCACCTGGGGTCTGGTCTTCTTCTCATTTGGACCCCTGACCACTCCTGGCCTCTACGCCTTCAGCATTCTGAACTCACTGCAAG gtttcttcatctttttcattttcttttgtttttga